Proteins encoded together in one Lathyrus oleraceus cultivar Zhongwan6 chromosome 5, CAAS_Psat_ZW6_1.0, whole genome shotgun sequence window:
- the LOC127080201 gene encoding uncharacterized protein LOC127080201 produces MDRNILDAAKGGALVNKTPTAAKALIENMSLNSKHFTTRTSQRIKPTPAQTVVNPKGPNANVSAISLRSGKGTKYANFLKDLCTSKRRLKGNERVNLGQIISALIQPKHSPEKATASSLNQVIPQKCKDPGTFAIPCTIGDSKFENCMLNLGEGINVIPTSVYNNLDLGPLQHTSLIIKLANRRNARPIGVVEDVLVQVNDLIFPADFYILDMYGKTNSRRSPVILGRPFMKTTKIKIDVDGGIVSMEFGDIVAKFKIFDAMKHPLEEHSIFHIELMSEFVDAIFSELFSLDFHLYLGLMLLIHGNISPTSEVVIEAVYAVEALDIPAAPNIPSIEQPPSLELKQLSENLNMVLRKHKKEIGWTLADISVISPSMCMHKILLEDGCKIVRQPQRRLNALILDVVKKEVTKLLQACIIYPISNSKWVSPLQVVLKKSGLTVVINENNELVPTRVQNRCRVCIDYRRLNQATRKDHFAFLFIDQMLERLAGKSHYCFVDDFSDRCLETDLVLNYEKCHFMLEHGIVLGHIIYEKGISLDPTKVDVISKLPYPSCIREIRSFLGHASFYRRYIEDFIKITLPLSNLLKNDVTFNFDDNCKKSNYTTTEKELLAIAFALDKFRSYLLGSKVTVFTDHATL; encoded by the exons ATGGATaggaacattcttgatgctgcAAAGGGTGGAGCACTTGTCAATAAAACTCCAACTGCTGCCAAAGCcttgattgagaacatgtcactcaACTCCAAACACTTCACAACCAGAA caagcCAAAGGATCAAACCAACTCCTGCCCAAACAGTTGTGAATCCAAAAGGccctaatgctaatgtgagtgcaatttctTTGAGATCCGGGAAG GGTACAAAGTATGCAAATTTTTTGAAAGACTTGTGCACAAGTAAGAGAAGGTTGAAGGGAAATGAGAGAGTAAATTTGGGACAAATTATTTCAGCCCTTATCCAGCCTAAACATTCACCTGAAAAAGCTACTGCTTCATCCCTCAATCAGGTCATACCCCAAAAGTGCAAGGATCCAGGAACTTTTGCTATTCCATGTACcattggggatagtaaattcgAAAATTGCATGCTTAATTTGGGAGAGGGCATTAATGTTATACCTACTTCTGTTTATAATAACCttgatcttggtcctttgcaACATACAAGTTTAATCATTAAACTGGCGAACAGAAGAAATGCGCGCCCTATTGGAGTAGTGGAAGATGTgcttgttcaagttaatgacttgatttttcctgcGGATTTTTACATTCTGGACATGTATGGAAAAACAAATTCAAGAAGATCACCCGTCATTTTaggaagaccattcatgaaaacgACAAAAATAAAAATTGATGTTGACGGTGGAATCgtgtccatggaatttggtgacattgtcgcgAAATTTAAGattttcgatgccatgaaacatcccTTGGAGGAGCATTCCATTTTTCATATTGAATTGATGTCTGAGTTTGTTGATGCCATTTTTTCTGAATTGTTTTCACTTGATTTCCATCTCTATCTGGGTTTGATGTTGCTtattcat GGTAACATTTCTCCTACAAGTGAAGTTGTCATTGAAGCTGTTTATGCAGTTGAAGCTCTCgacatcccggctgccccaaacatCCCATCCATTGAGCAACCACCTTCCCTAGAGTTGAAACAACTCTCTGAAAATCTAAATATG GTTTTGAGGAAGCATAAAAAGGAGATTGGGTGGACATTGGCTGACATATCAGTCATTAGTCCCTCaatgtgtatgcacaagattttaCTTGAAGATGGTTGTAAAATAGTGAGGCAGCCCCAAAGAAGGCTTAATgctttgattcttgatgttgtgaagaAAGAGGTAACCAAACTCTTGCAAGCATGTATCATATATCCTATCTCTAACAGTAAATGGGTAAGCCCATTGCAGGTTGTACTTAAGAAATCTGGACTCACAGTAGTCATAAATGAAAATAATGAACTTGTTCCCACTAGAGTTCAAAATAGATGTAGagtttgtattgattataggAGATTGAATCAGGCTACTAGGAAGGATCACTTCGCTTTCCtgttcattgaccaaatgcttgaacgactaGCTGGTAAATCACACTATTgttttgttgatgatttttcAG ATAGATGCCTCGAAACTGACCttgttttaaattatgaaaaatgtcattttatgcTCGAACATGGAATTGTCTTGGGTCACATAATTTATGAAAAGGGAATTTCATTAGACCCTACTAAGGTTGATGTTATTTCTAAACTTCCTTACCCATCTTGCATTCGTGAGATTcgttcttttcttggtcatgcaAGTTTTTACAGGCGCTACATAGAGGATTTCATCAAGATAACTCTTCCGTtgtcaaacttgttgaagaatgacGTAACTTTCAACTTCGATGATAATTGCAAAAAG TCTAATTACACCACCACTGAAAAGGAACTTCTAGCTATTGCTTTTGCTCTTGATAAATTCAGATCATATTTGCTAGGTTCCAAGGTTACTGTTTTTACTGATCATGCAACTTTATAA